A single genomic interval of Croceibacter atlanticus HTCC2559 harbors:
- a CDS encoding DUF5063 domain-containing protein has translation MSKLRKLIDEITEFGINPKVELTDKTDVLKNLLVGIYSEFLNVEFEFDETDYDEEPDFNYNEIKENVKSNFPNFDWYSMVLDSNKMEPNIEIGIGDELDDLADIIKDLLAVKWRMDNTSKNDALWHFEFSMRTHSEQHLVDLLKRLKDRNE, from the coding sequence TTGAGTAAATTAAGAAAACTAATAGACGAAATCACGGAATTCGGAATCAATCCAAAAGTGGAATTGACCGACAAAACCGATGTTTTAAAAAATCTGTTGGTCGGAATTTACTCTGAATTTCTAAATGTGGAATTTGAATTTGACGAAACGGATTATGACGAAGAACCTGATTTTAATTACAACGAAATAAAGGAAAATGTTAAATCCAATTTTCCAAACTTCGATTGGTATAGTATGGTTTTAGATTCAAATAAAATGGAACCAAATATTGAAATAGGAATTGGGGACGAATTAGATGATTTAGCTGACATCATCAAAGATTTACTTGCTGTAAAATGGAGAATGGATAACACAAGCAAAAACGATGCACTTTGGCATTTTGAATTTTCAATGAGAACTCACTCTGAACAGCATTTAGTGGATTTATTAAAACGACTTAAAGATAGAAATGAATAA
- a CDS encoding retropepsin-like aspartic protease family protein, producing the protein MKIRTFFIFIFLTSYTFAQKLSINETLDYIEEIENKYTNRIGYVSGDKGITVRNDYTFDKDSGILSMTAYWVHNGETIEKIESVHISDLSSEVEYSDKWMKLKCINENCFEVTRFKYNNRTSTYTKDYRIGYSDEISLYVVQEYNAKKALTAFDYLFSLFNDLKIERDKDDPFAQIAKAKEVSFKNSNSGTIQLKEQNGTFEIPVKIGGISKGFVLDSGASDTTISSELEAQLIRNGTVTKENYLSNALYRIADGSIISQRRFVLKSLKVGNFTVKDIIISVGDEDSPLLLGKNFLDRFESWVINNSNKTIELKA; encoded by the coding sequence ATGAAAATAAGAACATTCTTCATATTTATCTTTTTGACCAGCTATACTTTTGCTCAAAAATTATCAATTAATGAAACTTTAGATTACATCGAAGAAATTGAGAATAAATACACAAACAGGATTGGTTATGTAAGCGGAGATAAAGGGATTACTGTTCGAAATGACTACACTTTTGACAAAGACAGCGGAATTCTCTCAATGACTGCTTATTGGGTTCATAATGGAGAGACTATTGAAAAAATCGAGTCAGTGCACATAAGCGACTTGAGTAGCGAAGTAGAATATTCAGACAAATGGATGAAATTAAAATGTATTAACGAAAATTGTTTTGAGGTAACGAGATTTAAATATAACAACAGAACAAGTACATATACAAAAGATTATAGAATTGGCTATTCGGACGAAATTAGTCTATACGTTGTTCAGGAATATAATGCTAAAAAAGCACTTACAGCTTTCGATTACTTATTCTCGTTATTTAATGACTTAAAAATAGAAAGAGATAAAGATGACCCTTTTGCGCAAATTGCAAAAGCCAAAGAGGTAAGTTTTAAAAATTCAAATAGTGGAACAATCCAATTAAAAGAACAGAATGGAACTTTTGAAATACCTGTTAAGATTGGTGGAATTTCAAAAGGGTTTGTTTTAGATTCGGGAGCATCTGACACAACTATTTCAAGTGAATTAGAGGCTCAATTAATTAGAAACGGTACAGTTACGAAAGAAAACTATTTAAGTAACGCACTATATAGAATTGCGGATGGCAGTATAATTTCTCAACGAAGATTTGTTCTTAAAAGCTTAAAGGTTGGAAATTTTACTGTTAAAGACATAATTATATCTGTTGGAGATGAAGACAGTCCTTTATTATTGGGTAAAAACTTTTTGGACAGATTTGAGAGTTGGGTAATAAATAACTCGAACAAAACTATTGAACTTAAAGCATAA